In Oscillatoria acuminata PCC 6304, a single window of DNA contains:
- a CDS encoding sigma-70 family RNA polymerase sigma factor — protein MLTVSAKVFTKEPSDSDLVKCCQNRDLPAGDRLLCQDCFGQLYRRYQHQVRSTLYQLCGAPEIDDLIQDVFLKVWKGLPKLREPAYFSTWLYRITWNVATDRRQGFVKEQAQHRGSIALLQEGSSGDRPPQSQTPDLMHLHYQDLVQRGLDCLSFEHRAVLVLHDLEDLPQKEVAQIMNIPVGTVKSRLFHARASMRKFLESEGVQL, from the coding sequence GTGCTCACCGTGTCAGCAAAGGTATTTACAAAGGAGCCATCCGATTCGGACCTGGTAAAATGTTGTCAAAACAGGGATCTCCCTGCCGGCGATCGCCTCTTGTGCCAGGACTGTTTTGGTCAGCTGTACCGGCGCTATCAACATCAGGTGCGATCGACCCTGTACCAACTTTGTGGTGCACCGGAGATCGATGACTTGATACAGGATGTGTTTTTAAAAGTATGGAAAGGATTACCAAAACTCCGGGAACCCGCCTACTTCTCGACCTGGCTGTATCGGATTACCTGGAATGTGGCCACCGATCGCCGTCAAGGTTTTGTCAAAGAACAGGCCCAACATCGGGGATCCATCGCCTTGCTCCAAGAAGGCAGCAGCGGCGATCGGCCTCCCCAGTCCCAAACCCCCGATTTGATGCACTTACATTACCAGGATTTAGTGCAACGAGGACTAGACTGTTTAAGTTTTGAGCATCGGGCGGTTTTGGTGCTTCATGACCTCGAAGATCTCCCGCAAAAGGAGGTAGCTCAAATTATGAATATCCCGGTAGGAACGGTAAAATCCCGGTTGTTTCATGCCCGAGCGTCTATGCGAAAATTTCTGGAATCTGAAGGAGTGCAACTATGA
- a CDS encoding Spy/CpxP family protein refolding chaperone gives MFANRLSLLAALMLALGTSTAAYAAPQVFGEQTIAQRPGGNNPGRVSQGDGQWGKKQGWLEQLNLTAEQQQEIQAIRDRYQSQMQASRDEMRQNMERMGQMMSGNTSDDELRNQHNQILQARQQMGQMQFEQMLAIRNVLTPEQRQQFAQLMQQRRQNRENRQGNQNRQSNQGNGRGNRPGSNMAGPGQ, from the coding sequence ATGTTTGCCAATCGTCTTTCCTTATTAGCTGCTTTAATGCTGGCTTTGGGAACTAGCACTGCTGCTTATGCTGCACCCCAAGTCTTTGGAGAACAAACCATCGCTCAACGTCCCGGGGGAAATAATCCAGGTCGCGTTTCTCAAGGGGACGGTCAATGGGGCAAAAAACAAGGCTGGCTCGAACAGTTAAATCTCACAGCGGAGCAACAGCAAGAAATCCAAGCCATTCGCGATCGCTACCAATCTCAGATGCAAGCCAGCCGCGATGAAATGCGTCAAAACATGGAACGCATGGGTCAAATGATGAGTGGCAATACCAGCGATGATGAGCTACGAAATCAACACAATCAAATTCTCCAGGCGCGGCAACAAATGGGACAAATGCAGTTCGAGCAAATGTTAGCTATCCGCAACGTTCTTACCCCAGAACAACGGCAGCAGTTTGCCCAACTCATGCAACAGCGTCGCCAAAACCGCGAGAACCGTCAAGGCAATCAGAACCGTCAAAGCAATCAGGGGAATGGCCGAGGAAATCGTCCCGGATCCAACATGGCCGGACCTGGACAGTAG
- a CDS encoding DUF1611 domain-containing protein, with amino-acid sequence MRITANHRVAILQHQGIQGSIGKTGLTLLRYSEANIVAVIDGESAGQSLRELTGIARDVPIVASVEAALAMNPDVLAIGIAPSGGALPPEWFAELRRAVSAGLSLVNGLHTPLNHHPELPFPLREGQWIWDVRQEPTGLKIGSAQARQLTCPRVLAVGTDMAIGKMSTCLEIHRLAQQRGLQSQFVATGQAGLMIAGSGVALDAVRVDFAAGAVEQAVMQCATDCDLILVEGQGSLFHPGSTATLPLLRGSQPTHLVLVHRAGQTHIKNHPHVPIPKLSEAIALYEQVASAAGALTPSRVVAIALNSRDLDEAASREAIEQIETETGLPCTDPVRFGPEKLLDAILAP; translated from the coding sequence GTGCGTATAACAGCTAATCATCGCGTCGCCATTCTGCAACATCAAGGCATTCAGGGCTCAATTGGCAAAACCGGGTTAACCTTGTTGAGATACAGCGAGGCCAATATTGTCGCTGTCATCGATGGCGAATCGGCGGGACAGTCGCTACGAGAACTCACGGGCATTGCCCGAGATGTGCCAATTGTGGCCTCGGTAGAGGCGGCCCTCGCTATGAACCCGGATGTTCTGGCGATCGGGATTGCACCGTCTGGGGGTGCGTTACCTCCGGAGTGGTTTGCGGAACTCCGTCGCGCCGTTTCTGCGGGATTATCCCTTGTGAATGGGTTGCATACCCCATTAAATCATCATCCGGAACTGCCGTTTCCGTTACGGGAGGGACAGTGGATTTGGGATGTCCGACAAGAACCCACGGGACTCAAAATCGGCAGTGCTCAGGCGCGGCAACTGACTTGTCCCCGGGTGTTGGCGGTGGGGACGGATATGGCGATCGGGAAAATGTCTACTTGTTTAGAAATCCATCGTCTCGCCCAACAGCGCGGGTTGCAGTCGCAATTTGTGGCAACGGGTCAAGCGGGGTTGATGATTGCCGGTTCAGGGGTGGCCCTGGATGCGGTGCGCGTAGACTTTGCGGCGGGCGCGGTGGAACAAGCGGTGATGCAATGTGCAACGGATTGTGACTTGATTTTGGTGGAGGGACAGGGGTCTTTGTTTCATCCCGGTTCTACGGCGACTTTACCCTTGTTGCGCGGCAGTCAGCCGACTCACTTAGTTCTGGTGCATCGGGCGGGACAAACTCATATTAAAAACCATCCCCATGTGCCGATTCCCAAATTATCCGAGGCGATCGCCTTGTATGAACAGGTGGCGAGTGCTGCGGGTGCGTTGACTCCCTCCCGAGTGGTGGCAATCGCCCTCAATTCGCGGGATTTAGATGAGGCAGCTTCCCGAGAGGCAATTGAGCAAATTGAAACTGAAACCGGACTCCCCTGCACGGATCCTGTCCGTTTCGGGCCTGAGAAATTGCTCGATGCCATTTTAGCCCCCTAA
- a CDS encoding dipeptide epimerase, which yields MKIQIETFTVHKRFALTISRGTTAQSTNVLVKVEAEGITGWGEASPFSAGGTPQTTSEIVAALQEVAPKLAGFSPFDRQEIEAFLMRLTTEGKFPSAAQAGLDTALQDWLGKKVGLPLWQLWGLDCNRIVPTSLTIGISSPEAARTRVRHWFNLDSDSPETEAVPSTQGCAIKVKLGSPAGIAADRAMFLAVQEEAPPGSGFSIDANGGWTLEDAIAMSHWLSTRGVKYLEQPLPVAAQEELRHLYRESPLPIFVDESCFTRADIIPLADRVHGINIKLMKCGGLTEAMGMIHTAHACGLQVMFGCYSDTVVANTALSHLSPLADYLDLDSHLNLIDDPFTGAIVQDGRLLPNDLPGLGVQHRAYNS from the coding sequence ATGAAAATTCAGATAGAAACTTTTACAGTCCATAAACGATTTGCTCTAACAATTAGTCGGGGAACGACGGCTCAAAGTACGAATGTTTTAGTTAAAGTAGAAGCTGAAGGGATCACAGGATGGGGGGAAGCATCGCCGTTTTCTGCTGGGGGTACGCCGCAAACGACCTCGGAAATTGTGGCCGCATTACAGGAAGTTGCCCCGAAATTGGCGGGGTTTAGTCCTTTCGATCGCCAAGAAATAGAAGCGTTTTTAATGCGTCTCACAACTGAGGGTAAATTTCCCTCTGCCGCCCAAGCGGGGTTAGATACGGCGTTACAAGATTGGTTAGGGAAAAAAGTCGGACTTCCGTTATGGCAATTGTGGGGACTCGACTGCAATCGGATTGTCCCCACCTCCCTCACCATTGGCATTAGTAGTCCAGAAGCGGCCCGAACCCGGGTCCGACATTGGTTTAATTTAGACTCAGACAGTCCCGAAACTGAGGCAGTCCCCTCAACCCAAGGTTGTGCGATTAAGGTGAAATTGGGCAGTCCGGCTGGAATTGCTGCCGATCGCGCCATGTTCTTGGCGGTCCAGGAGGAAGCCCCACCGGGTTCCGGGTTTAGCATTGATGCCAATGGCGGATGGACCCTAGAGGATGCAATCGCCATGAGTCACTGGTTGAGCACTCGGGGGGTGAAGTATTTAGAACAACCCCTCCCGGTGGCGGCACAAGAGGAATTACGTCACCTCTATCGGGAATCGCCGTTACCAATTTTTGTGGATGAAAGCTGCTTTACCCGGGCTGATATTATCCCCTTGGCCGATCGCGTTCATGGAATTAATATTAAACTGATGAAATGTGGGGGATTAACAGAAGCCATGGGGATGATTCACACCGCCCATGCCTGCGGATTGCAGGTGATGTTTGGGTGTTATTCCGATACTGTGGTGGCGAATACCGCCTTGTCTCACCTCTCACCGTTAGCGGATTATCTGGATTTAGATAGTCATTTGAATTTAATTGACGATCCGTTTACCGGGGCGATCGTCCAGGATGGACGATTGCTGCCCAATGATTTACCGGGTTTAGGAGTACAACATCGTGCGTATAACAGCTAA
- a CDS encoding chlorophyll a/b-binding protein: MTEPKPTPTQPPVVQDLPAEPEPAFGWTEYAERINGRVAMIAFLSLLLLEAFTHQDLFTWLGLR; this comes from the coding sequence ACCAACCCCAACTCAACCTCCCGTTGTTCAAGATTTACCCGCCGAACCTGAACCGGCTTTTGGATGGACCGAATATGCCGAACGCATCAATGGTCGAGTTGCCATGATTGCCTTTCTCTCGTTACTCTTACTCGAAGCCTTCACCCATCAAGACCTGTTTACTTGGTTAGGATTGCGGTAA